A single Methanospirillum lacunae DNA region contains:
- a CDS encoding response regulator, which translates to MYPEPTDIRVLVVDDDQEFQKIISHYLTEEPRYSVESVDSGQQALEMLQKNSYSAIIADYLMPEIDGLDLLRIVRSQGNSIPFIIYTGEGCESVAIDALNAGADFYLVKGEDPAPQFMVLIKNLGEIVARKQADEALKISEAENKKMLSLLKATLEATEDGILVETVEGNIVGYNERFLTIFNLEKKQVEGRSGAEIWALISDQIIPEPKRTIQGSTTGRKNQPVLLSFKDSRVIESHVRPQICEGKIMGRVWSYHDLTDRVHAENALRESEAFNRGLVDNLPDYVIIYDRTGKILYINSSGIISLSTKKGNPIGNQIYQYLLPEHHRIVRENIERRFNKENVPPYEVRLVRNDSTILDVMVKATIIPYQGSDAIMAVLSDITSRKEGEEALERYAQTLQITVNALASANKKLNLLSDVTRHDILNQIHIILNYLDIASSENSSHVPKDIMKKIEDATSIIHRQIQFTRSYQDLGINKPEWQNAQKIIDDLSSQNITIRNDVSGLTIFADPLLPKVFENLLDNSMRHGKTVTEVRVTAELAGDGTMCLLWSDNGVGIPKEDKDKIFAKGYGKNTGFGMFLIREILALTGISIKEIGIQGSGACFEMCIPKGSFILQL; encoded by the coding sequence ATGTATCCGGAGCCTACTGATATCAGAGTTCTGGTGGTCGATGATGATCAGGAGTTTCAAAAAATAATCTCGCATTATCTTACCGAAGAACCGAGATACTCAGTAGAGTCAGTTGATTCAGGCCAGCAGGCTCTTGAAATGCTCCAGAAAAACTCTTACTCTGCTATCATCGCAGATTATCTCATGCCAGAGATAGATGGTCTTGATCTACTCCGAATAGTGAGAAGTCAGGGTAACTCTATTCCTTTTATTATCTACACAGGGGAGGGGTGTGAATCGGTTGCAATCGATGCATTAAATGCAGGGGCAGATTTTTATTTAGTAAAGGGAGAGGATCCCGCCCCACAGTTCATGGTTCTAATAAAGAACCTTGGAGAGATTGTAGCCAGAAAGCAGGCTGATGAAGCCCTCAAAATTAGCGAGGCTGAAAACAAAAAGATGCTTTCGCTCCTCAAGGCAACACTTGAGGCAACGGAGGATGGAATACTCGTAGAAACAGTTGAAGGAAATATAGTCGGTTATAATGAACGCTTTCTCACAATATTCAATCTTGAAAAAAAACAGGTTGAAGGGAGATCGGGGGCAGAAATCTGGGCATTGATATCTGATCAGATTATACCTGAACCAAAGCGTACGATTCAGGGGTCAACAACAGGAAGAAAGAATCAGCCAGTCCTTCTTTCATTCAAAGACAGCAGAGTGATTGAATCACATGTCAGACCTCAGATCTGTGAAGGAAAAATAATGGGGAGGGTCTGGAGTTATCATGACTTAACAGACCGAGTTCATGCTGAGAACGCCCTACGTGAGAGTGAAGCATTTAACAGAGGCCTTGTTGATAATCTCCCCGATTATGTCATCATCTATGACAGGACAGGAAAGATACTTTATATAAACTCTTCAGGTATTATCAGTCTTTCAACGAAAAAGGGGAACCCTATCGGAAACCAGATCTATCAATACCTTCTTCCAGAACATCACAGAATAGTGAGAGAGAATATTGAACGCAGGTTCAATAAGGAAAACGTTCCCCCATATGAGGTGCGGCTTGTCAGAAATGATAGCACCATTCTTGATGTCATGGTCAAAGCTACGATAATTCCTTACCAGGGTTCAGATGCAATAATGGCTGTTCTTTCAGATATTACCTCAAGAAAGGAAGGAGAAGAGGCACTTGAAAGGTATGCACAGACATTGCAGATAACTGTAAATGCCCTGGCTTCAGCTAACAAAAAACTCAACCTTCTATCAGATGTCACCCGTCATGATATCCTCAACCAGATTCACATAATTCTTAATTATCTCGATATTGCGTCATCAGAGAATTCTTCACATGTACCAAAGGATATAATGAAGAAGATCGAGGATGCGACTTCTATTATTCACCGTCAGATACAATTTACCCGGAGTTACCAGGATCTCGGGATAAACAAGCCCGAGTGGCAGAACGCTCAGAAAATTATCGATGACCTATCATCCCAGAACATCACTATTCGAAATGATGTTAGTGGACTCACCATATTTGCTGACCCACTTTTACCAAAAGTTTTTGAGAATCTCCTTGATAATTCAATGAGGCATGGCAAAACGGTCACAGAGGTGAGGGTAACTGCTGAACTGGCAGGAGATGGGACCATGTGTCTATTATGGTCAGACAATGGTGTTGGTATACCAAAAGAAGATAAAGATAAGATTTTTGCGAAGGGTTATGGAAAAAACACAGGATTTGGGATGTTTCTAATCAGGGAGATCCTTGCACTTACCGGAATATCAATCAAAGAGATCGGGATACAAGGATCCGGAGCCTGTTTTGAAATGTGTATTCCAAAGGGATCATTTATTCTTCAATTGTGA
- a CDS encoding winged helix-turn-helix transcriptional regulator, whose product MKCEKVTKCRLESVVDIIGSKWNLMIIWHLRTSTLRFSELQNRMCGINSKTITKHLRDLENEAIISRTVYPEVPPRVEYALTEQGKEILPIIDEMLIWGGKFRHPPDGIAGCEPEGVIATTE is encoded by the coding sequence TTGAAATGCGAAAAAGTAACTAAATGTAGACTAGAATCAGTCGTAGACATTATTGGGAGCAAGTGGAATCTCATGATCATCTGGCATCTCCGTACCAGTACATTGAGATTTTCTGAATTGCAGAATCGGATGTGTGGAATCAACTCAAAGACCATTACTAAACATCTCCGTGATCTTGAAAATGAGGCTATTATTTCCAGGACTGTATACCCAGAGGTCCCGCCTCGGGTGGAGTATGCCCTCACTGAACAGGGAAAAGAGATACTTCCAATAATTGATGAGATGCTTATCTGGGGAGGCAAATTTCGCCATCCACCTGATGGAATAGCCGGATGTGAACCGGAGGGAGTTATTGCAACGACTGAATAA
- a CDS encoding ATP-binding cassette domain-containing protein: protein MNILETRAITYEYRGGITALHNVSVTVPRNGCVALLGSNGAGKSTLMKHFNGIITAKSGEVLVDGERVSKENLRVVRQKIGMVFQNPDDQIFAPTVWEDIAFGPTNLGLSPEAIQERVHQSLQLLEVEHLADRPPHHLSGGEKKRVAIAGILAMNPDILVLDEPTSGLDPVGIRELVGLLRRLVQTRQISLMFSTHHVDLVPDLARYVYVMHAGEVIGQGTVEEIFADVSLLSRARLDVPILTRLVTSLQNRGVPIKAGYRFEDVEQALYSLISDKPEMR, encoded by the coding sequence ATGAATATTCTTGAGACACGGGCGATCACGTACGAATATCGTGGTGGCATTACTGCCCTTCATAATGTGTCAGTCACCGTGCCTCGCAACGGATGTGTTGCACTGCTGGGATCCAATGGAGCAGGAAAAAGCACGCTGATGAAGCACTTCAACGGGATTATTACTGCAAAAAGTGGCGAAGTACTCGTAGATGGAGAACGTGTTTCAAAAGAAAACCTGCGTGTAGTCAGGCAGAAGATAGGAATGGTCTTTCAGAATCCTGACGACCAGATTTTTGCCCCAACGGTCTGGGAAGATATCGCCTTTGGTCCCACCAATCTTGGTCTCTCCCCTGAAGCAATTCAGGAGAGGGTGCATCAATCGCTCCAGCTCCTTGAAGTTGAGCATCTGGCAGACAGGCCTCCTCATCACCTTTCAGGAGGGGAAAAAAAGCGTGTTGCTATCGCAGGGATACTTGCCATGAATCCTGATATCCTTGTCCTTGACGAACCCACATCCGGCCTTGACCCTGTCGGAATCAGGGAGTTGGTCGGGCTTTTAAGAAGACTTGTGCAAACCAGACAGATCTCCTTGATGTTTTCAACTCATCACGTTGACCTTGTTCCGGATCTGGCCAGGTATGTTTATGTTATGCATGCCGGAGAGGTGATCGGGCAGGGGACAGTTGAAGAGATATTTGCTGATGTATCACTTCTCTCAAGGGCACGGCTGGATGTTCCGATTCTCACCAGGCTGGTCACCTCCCTGCAAAATCGTGGAGTGCCAATTAAGGCAGGGTACAGATTCGAAGATGTCGAACAGGCTCTCTACTCGCTCATATCTGATAAACCGGAAATGCGATGA